ACGACGCCCGCCTCACCCGCGGCGATCGTGGCCTGGGCAGCGCTGGTCGTGGCCACGGTGGCGGTGCTGGCGGTCGACCGGCGTCGCTATCTCGCCCTCATCTTCATCAGCGTCATCGGGCTGGTGATGGCCCTGGCGTTCATCCACCTCTCCGCGCCCGACCTCGCCCTGACGCAGATCGCGGTGGAGGTGGTGACGATCCTGCTGATGCTGCTGGCGCTCCACCTGCTGCCGGGCGGTCCTCCCCGCCTGTCCGGCGTCACCCGGCGAGTGCGCGACGGCGCGATCGCGGTGGTCGGGGGGATCGGCACGGGCTGGCTCGCCTGGGCGATCATGACCCGGCCGGAACGTGCGGGGATCTCGCGCTTCCATTGGGAGAACAGCTATACCGGCGGGGGCGGGACCAATGTCGTGAACGTCACGCTGGTGGACTTCCGCGCGTTCGACACGCTCGGCGAGATCATCGTGCTGGGGATCGCGGGCCTTGCCATCTACGCGCTGCTCGAACCGGCGGCGCGCGGTGCCGCGGGGCGGCGGCTGCGGACGTGGCGTTCCGACGACCGGCATTCGCCCGAGCGGCATCCGATGATGTTCCTGATGGCGACCCGGTTGCTGCTGCCGCTGGCCTTGCTGGTCGGCAGCTACATCTTTCTGCGCGGTCACAACCAGCCGGGCGGCGGCTTCATCGCCGCGCTGGTGTTCTCGATCGCCATCCTGCTGCAATATCTGGCCTCGGGATTCGACTGGACCGACGAACGGCGCAAGTTCGGCGAACATGCCCTGATCGGGGCCGGGGTCCTGATCGCGGTCGCGACGGGGGCCGGAGCGCTGCCGTTCGGCGCGCCTTTCCTGTCGAGCAGCTTCGGCCATTTCCACCTGCCGCTGATCGGCGAGTTCGAATTGGCGACGGCGATGCTGTTCGACCTGGGCGTCGCGTGCGTCGTCGTGGGTGCGGTGATGATGGCGCTGGCGCAGCTCGCGCATGTCGCGCAGCGCGCGGCGCGGCACGACGACGACGGGGAACCGGCATGACGCTGGAGTTCCTCGTTGCCTCCGCCATCGCGATGCTGGTGGCGGGCGGCATCTATCTTGCCCTGCGCGGACGTACCTTTCAGGTGGTGCTGGGACTGACGTTGCTGTCGTATGCGATCAATCTGTTCCTGTTTGCGATCGGCCGACTGGTCGTCGACCGCCCGCCGCTCTGGTCCGCGGACGTGACGGAGCACGCCGACCCCCTGCCCCAGGCGCTGGTCCTGACCGCGATCGTCATCACCTTCGGCATGACCGCCCTCACCATCATCCTGTCGCTGCGCAGCTATCTCGAAAGCGGATCGGATCAGGTCGACGGCGACCGGGACGATGCAGCATGACGCTGTCCGATCATCTGCCGGTCGCCCCCGTGATCGTGCCCGCGATCGTCGCGCCGGTGACGATGCTGCTGATGCGCCGTCACCGCGA
The sequence above is drawn from the Sphingomonas adhaesiva genome and encodes:
- the mbhE gene encoding hydrogen gas-evolving membrane-bound hydrogenase subunit E, giving the protein MAWAALVVATVAVLAVDRRRYLALIFISVIGLVMALAFIHLSAPDLALTQIAVEVVTILLMLLALHLLPGGPPRLSGVTRRVRDGAIAVVGGIGTGWLAWAIMTRPERAGISRFHWENSYTGGGGTNVVNVTLVDFRAFDTLGEIIVLGIAGLAIYALLEPAARGAAGRRLRTWRSDDRHSPERHPMMFLMATRLLLPLALLVGSYIFLRGHNQPGGGFIAALVFSIAILLQYLASGFDWTDERRKFGEHALIGAGVLIAVATGAGALPFGAPFLSSSFGHFHLPLIGEFELATAMLFDLGVACVVVGAVMMALAQLAHVAQRAARHDDDGEPA
- a CDS encoding Na+/H+ antiporter subunit C is translated as MTLEFLVASAIAMLVAGGIYLALRGRTFQVVLGLTLLSYAINLFLFAIGRLVVDRPPLWSADVTEHADPLPQALVLTAIVITFGMTALTIILSLRSYLESGSDQVDGDRDDAA